The following are from one region of the Hyla sarda isolate aHylSar1 chromosome 6, aHylSar1.hap1, whole genome shotgun sequence genome:
- the GPHA2 gene encoding glycoprotein hormone alpha-2 codes for MSLTSASVFFMLVVLSLEETKSFGATTPGCHLHPFNVTIRSDRKGTCRGTQVINACVGHCESSAFPSKYSVLMASGYKHNITSVSQCCTINKLRKVKVRLLCGASRWEEIEIGSAESCQCATCRLSRY; via the exons ATGTCCCTTACTTCAGCCTCAGTTTTCTTCATGCTGGTTGTCTTGAGCTTGGAGGAGACAAAGAGCTTTGGTGCCACCACTCCAGGATGTCACCTCCATC CATTTAATGTCACCATTAGAAGTGACCGTAAAGGAACTTGCAGAGGGACTCAAGTTATCAATGCATGTGTGGGACACTGTGAATCCAGCGCATTCCCATCCAAGTATTCAGTGCTGATGGCCAGTGGATACAAGCACAACATCACATCTGTATCACAATGCTGCACCATAAACAAACTACGGAAG GTGAAGGTTCGTCTGCTTTGTGGGGCATCTAGATGGGAAGAAATAGAGATCGGTTCAGCAGAGTCGTGCCAGTGTGCCACATGTCGCTTATCCCGATACTAA